The following is a genomic window from Solanum lycopersicum chromosome 6, SLM_r2.1.
GCAGTGTTCAACATAATTCACATTTGTAATTAAAGGGACACCACACATGGTAGAATTATTTAATCATACAAATATATGATACAAAGATACGctcattttaattaaattaaatacttGTCTTCATTAACGTAACCAACTCCTCCCTTTACCATTCACAAATTAAACTTCCatttatttatagaaatatatatgCTTTCAAGAATAAAGAATCCAATCATTCAAAgtgaaaattctattttttaaaaatgtttattcTCACAATCGAATACTATTCATTTTTAACGCTCGTATTGAAAGTTCAAACCCAACTAGGTAGCAAAGATCGAGAGAATATTGAACTCAAACTTAAGTCATCATGCGTTACCATTCAAATGGTTGCATCTTAGCTTAATTCCTCAATAACATCCTTCATATGATGTAGTTATTAGTCCGTATTATTCTAAGTttacaattttaaaatcataacataacatataaaatattgattaagTGTGCAAAAGTTGATTCAAACGCTTTCAtcgtttttttttaaagaaggaaacatatatttaatagcTCTTTTTATTAAATGTCATTCGCTTGATTCATCTTACGACTTGCATTcctttatcaaaatttattattcccGTATATGAACTAAAATGAGAATTTGGTACTTTTATAacaacattctttttttttctcttttgcttTTTTACCATCTATTTTATTCCAAAAGTTGAAATGACATGAGTATAAAAGTGGATATCGAAATATAAGCATGAAAgatcttttgtttttaaaaattaaacggAAAAATTGAAGAATTGTTCCTagattttatgtaaattttacTTATAAGTTACATGCGAAGATATCTATAGTAAATTATTTAGAATTCTAGTGATCATCATGAGCCAAGTATAGTATAGTATTATTTGCTTTAATTAATTATGGAAAAGAAATTAAGCAGACGAATTAGATCTTTCCAAATGAACACCAATTTTATTTAGAAGATTAGTGTCCTTGCTTGTTAATTACTTTTGGCCCACGCTGCTGCTGGCATTAGCTTTTAACTAACCACATCTTTCatatgctatatatatatatatataattttaactttttaaatttctccATGATGacatttctattgtttttttaaatgtactttTTTCCTTCGTAAAACGATGCTGCCATCCATCCTTGCTTCTTGTCTTTTcccattattttatatttttaaaaaagggcCACCGATCATAGTAAAGATGGAGTTGTAAAAGTAAACGAAGATATTGAGCGGAGATTTCATAAATAGTTAAAAGTTGAAATGTAATTAGTGTTATTAAATTTCACGTGCACATAGCATAACTATAGTTTCCATAGAATTGTATATCTTACTGAAAATTTACTTTCTTATACAAATTGAACTCTTAAACTTAAGTAATCAGACAATATCTAGGTTATGACCTCACAAATCATCGTTATGGAATATGATTCGAATTTCTTGTCAAATATGAGTTCTAAGTTGtaccaaacaaagaaagataaCATTAACTTCCTAAATAAGCATGTTAAAGTATCTAAACACAATTGATTAAATAAGCAAATGTATacattatatacaaataaatagtCAGAACTATACTTcttaataatatacaaataaaaataattaatttataccgcTAAAAATGTAGAAATAAGATCTAAAAGCGTAAGAATCTGCAATATTGGCTATAGATCTTGATATTTGTGTAGATTAATTAATGCATTGTTAGATGAAATGTGTATCTCAAAAAGATATTGACTATAAATCTCAATAACACACAATATACAAATCAATTTGTACAATTTACCTCAATCTCTTCTCTATTTTGTTGGTccattaaattatatttgacaTCTTCTTATTTGGATTTATTGGTGGTAAATGTCTTTTTGAAGTTAGAATTTcatcttaaattattttcatctcCTTTTTTGAATGctactatatatattaaataatttacagTAATACTAAcctgcaattttattttttagtaataaataataaataaacataaaaaatggtTCATGCTATGCTGTACGGAGTGTCAGCATTGCCTTTAAAAACCTCCCCAACAGAGCCccattgataaataataaaataaataagccGGAAAATACTGGGCCGACACCTAACAATTTCTCCGATTCCACCGCACACATTCAAACTAAATAATCCAACGACTAGCTAACAGCTTTGGCACATTAGATTTTTTTAGAGAGAAGAGATTATTACGGAGTCTTTAACCAGCTAAAACTTCATTGTTCCGATATGCCGCCAGCTGCCGACGTTGTTGGACATCACCGTGTAGTACCCTTAGATTCTAAGGTTACGCCGACGGCCTCCATGGTATCGGAGACATTTGCTAAGGACGCAATATTAGCGTGGTTCAGGGGAGAGTTTGCTGCTGCAAATGCGATTATAGATGCGCTTTGCAACCATATAACTCAGCTTGAGGGAGGAAGAGCAGAGCATGAATCGGTGTTTGCAGCCATCCACCGCCGGAGGCTGAATTGGATCCCAATTCTACAGATGCAAAAGTACTGTTCCATTGCCGAGGTTACACTCGATCTACGTAAAGTCGCTGATAGAAAGATCaaggagagagaggagtttgcAATCTCCAAACAGTTCGATAACCAGGCAATCACTCCTGAAATAGTGGATGGAGATGATTCTCCTGAAACTGACATCACTCATGATACAGGTAAATTATATACTACAACTTAATTTCCGTACACAATTTTGGCttaaattaacatgtaattcatCATGAAAACTTTACAGTTTGCGCCTCTAAATAGGGAAATTGCACTaacgattttttttttgttttacatcCTATGGTGATAAGTTGATTGTCACCTAAACAAATTTGACTGATTCattaaaattctcatttttgtTCAACTCTTTTGGTACATGCTCTTGGCTAATTAACAGGACTCTTAATACAACACTTGGAAGAAAGTGTTGAATTCTGCTCAAACCATGAGAACTGTGAGGCAAGGCATGCCCACATCAAGATGACAAAGGGGTTTGTGTCGAAAGAGCTAGTCAAAGGGCATATGGTGAGTCCTCAATTGCAATTTGCATGTTTTCTGTGAAGGATGACATTCAATTTTAAATCCAATGTATCTGTGACTTGTCAGGTGAATGTAGTGCGAGGTCTCAAGTTATTCGAAGACATATTTACTCCAAATGAAATCTCTAAACTAAATGATTTAGTGGACGAACTTCGTGTTGCTGGCCAGAATGGTGATCTCTCAGGTGGATCCTGTGATTCGTGGCACTTTTATAGTTAGTGTTGTTTCCTTTTTGAGGCGAAGTTATGCTCGAGCAGGTTTGGGAATTGATTTGCTTTGTGACTCATTATAGCAGCCTTAGCTTACTATATAGGCTTTTCCATGAATTCTATCATCTGAGTGAAAATTTTGTACACATGTAATCAGGAAACTGTTGTTTTACCCTTGGTGCTTGAGGTTTACGCTGATTGCCTCTCTTCTCCTTATATTGTGAACTATACAATCACCAAAAGCTCGACTCAATGTTCTATAATCTAGTTTCTTTTTAACAAGTTGTGCACTGCTCTCATTTAAGACACTATACTTCTTAAGTGGGAGAGAAAGAAGCTCTTTACTATATTAATTCATTATCAGTGTTCTTCAAAATCACCCCTTTATCTTTGATTTCCACCCTGAATTGCTTGTGACTTCCTTTTCAGGtgaaacttttattttattcaaccAGCAAGTGAAGGGCAACAAAAGAGAGATGATTCAGCTTGGGACCCCAATTTTCGGACACATAAAAGAGGAGGCCATGTGTCAAAAGAGTAAGGGAAAGCTGTGCCTTAATGCATATCTATGTTTGTTGCAACAATTGGATTCATAAAAATTTCTGAATACTTTTATTACCTTTTAACACATTCCGTAAAGCTTAATTGGGAGAAATCAACCTTCAGGTAACATTGAACCCATTCCAGCTCTTCTACAAGGTGTCATAGACCACCTGATTCAGTGGAATCTAATATCAGAAAGTAGAAGGCCTAACAGCTGTGTAATCAACTATTTTGATGAGGTTCATATTTGTTTATGCCAGATTCATATTGGCCTCTGTACATTTTGATTGATAAAAAGTGGTGCCTAAatgtgttgtttttttttttttgtttttttgctgGCTTATGTAGGGGGAGTATTCACAACCTTTCATGAAACCACCACATTTGGACCAGCCGGTGTCTACCCTTCTCCTCTCTGAATCAATGATGGCATTTGGTAGAGCTCTTGTGAGTGATAGTGATGGGAACTACAAAGGATCATTCATGCTTTCTCTTAAACAAGGGTAATGTGTATTCACAAATTCCAATTTTCCTCCTGTAGCAAGTCTTTCTCATTAACATGGGAGATTGCAATTCCTCCATTCCCCGGTGAAAGTAAGGCCATGCTAGTGTAATTTCAGTCTGTTAGAAGTGTCCTTATCAAACGACGATTCTTCTTACAGTGACATTCTTCATTTTGTCCTATATTTGGCAGGTCTCTTTTAGTCATGAGAGGAAACAGTGCCGATATGGCTAGACATGCACTGTGCTCATCAGCTAGCAAAAGAGTTGCTATTACATTCTTCAAAGTAAGAACAGAGATGAATAACTTCGTCTCGGATCAAAAAATCCCCCCTCTGACTAAAGCAATGACCTTATGGCAGCCTGGTGTCCCAACACATTATTCAACTGCAAATGGAGCAGCTAATGGTTATAAGATTATGGATGTGATGCCTAAATGGGGTTTCCTTCGAGCTCCAGAATTTATGGTAGCTCCTGTGCATCCGATGGTTCTAAGCCCTCGAAAAATTCCAACTGGTGGTACTGGTGTCTTTCTTCCATTATCAAGAAAACCTGCAAAACATATTCCACCACGTGCCCAGAAAAGGCGGTTTCTTGAGCTACCTTCCCCTAGTGGGTCGCCTAAATCAGTGAGCAGTTCAGAAGCAAGTACGGCTGTTTAGACCGAGTATGGGTCCCTTGTCCGTTGTTTCTTCTCTCCACGATGAGCTCAGTTGTTGATTATAGATATATCTTGTGCGTTTTTAATTCCCTTCAAAGATTTTCCTTCTTACTTAGGTGTTGGTTGATATACCTTTTACTTATGCTAACCATGAGAGGCTTTAGATATTTTGAGCTTAGTCAGTTGAGTGTATTATCTGCTGAATTTTTCATTgagtttttcctttttctatcaATCTCTTCAAGGACAGTAGAGGTTGattttaatgtaattatatCCTCTTTCTCTTCTCAAGTAccaacaattattattattttcattcactTTTCCATCTCCAGTGAAATTCCTCTATAATGTTTTTCTGGATACAAAAAGGACATTTTTAGCGAATGACTTTCGGTTTTAGTTCTTTCAAGATCCGTATCATACCTTGGAGCTATCTGTTCATTCATCAGAGCAAAATGCGCTAACTGGACTAACTCTGTCGATGGCTACTTTAAAATCTAGGAGAGTACTGATGATGACGGAAGAAAATGTTAAATTAGTATTTACACAAATGTAATAATCAAATTGAGAGAccagaacaaaaaattattgatgaCCTACATATATTTATGTTCCAGATAATCTGATATACAGAGGATGAGCACTAATCTTCATCACACTCGCAACAAGAATAAGGAGTCGAAAAATGCAATAACAGCAACACAGAAACCGCATTTACTAATGTTTCTCAATTAAAGAAATCATGTATTAGTAGCTAGGGAGTACAACTAAAGTTCTCCTAATGTGGTGACTGGGTAACACATTTGTACTATGTATGACTGCAAGACCTGTTTTAGTCAATCATTGACTCCTTCAAATAAGCTAGACCCCAGCATAATACAGAAACATATCAAACACTAGCTAAATGTAAGTAACTGCATAGCCTACTTTTCTGGCTAAAGCTCGTCTTTCCTCGTTGTTGTCTGATAACATTTCTCATCCCAGTAATACGGGAACTTCAATTTGGCAGCTGTGTGTGGCATCGACCAGTCATCGTACATAAACCTGAAAACAAGTGCGAGAAAGCAAAGCTCAGTTAAGTAATAATTAGAGCGTGCATGCACAATCTGGGATTATAGAAAATTTATCAGTCAATCATGACAAGCCAGCCACACAAGGAAAGATGAATAACAACATTTCAGAAATCCCTTGCAGGCCTTTACGCAGCTAGTACCATCATGAACTTAGCAAAACAAGATGCTTCCAAATGCACAGGCAGGCTGATCTCAAGTCTTTCAAATGGCCAAATTAGATAGTAGTTGTTTTGGTCCATGATGAactattctaaaatattttgacCTCCTCCTCCCCCTCTTGTTTATTGTTTTCCTGGAATAAGGGTTACACACAATGGGATACATGTTGACAAGAACAAACATCAATGTCTAAAAACATATAGTAAATCATAGGAAACACAGAGTGTAACTGCATCAGAACAACTCCCATTCAACTCTGATGAAGTCCAACTGTCCAAGTACTGATCCTTATCAGGTGATGAAACTGATATGGAGTCTTTCATCGTGGGGAAAGTATAGAAACAAAATTATGAAAGTAAGAAggttaacaaaaaatattaagcacaGACAAATTGATGGTATATGATAATCTGTGCAATGGTGGACTGGAAGTTTATGGTTCAACACATGTTACTTACACTTTCACTGGAGGACGAGATATAACAACTAAAGCTTGTAAATCTTCATGTTCACCAGTGTTCCATATCtgtaattacaaaaattaaagcaTACTTCCGGTCACACGCGCACAGAGAAGAAGCCTAATTTAAAAAGTTGTAATACGATTGACAGCTCAGTTGATGTTTTGTGACTGCAAAAGCAGCATTGGTATAGGTCTTTAAACACGCTATATTAACAATTTTGTCTTAATTGAAGGCATGCATCTAGGATGACTAATGCAAACTACTTGGCTGGGAGAAGTAAACCAATCATCAGATTCATCCATCACAAACAAAAATAGCATGGAAAGATGAAGAAAAGCAAGTAGATTAGCCATGAAGGGATAGAGCATATCTCACACATAAAGATATTATGAAGTGGAGACAAAGATTATCCTAGAAGCCTGGTAAAATATTGActgattttattcttaaatcCTTTCAACAATTAATTTGTCAACTGATTGATTATAATTCAAGAAGTAAAAATTAGAAACCCTTGGTAAGTGTTTTTATCTACAATACTAGATGCAACATTAAGAAATGTATCAGCTCAAAGTTTTCTTTATCAAGTTATTGAACTCTATTTGCATCTTGCAGGAATAACTTTAAGCACAAGTATGATAGAACAAGGCAGAATGTATACCTGGTGTACATCATTAACGGGGATATGAAAAGTGCTATTAGGGAATATATGAAACTCCTGTGGGTTTCCTGGGTACTTTGAATGTGAACTAGGAGCAAGATAGAGAGTGCCTTGACCCTTCAAGACGATAAAAACTTCTTCACATGAGTGCCTGTGGATTGGTGTGCGACATCCGGGGGCAAATGTTTGTAGCCACACCTCTATCTATTCATGAAATAATAGCAATGAAACCAAAGTAAATTGCAACAGTCTAAACCAAATAGACAATATTAACTATCAATCAACTTTATTTCAATCTCAAATTAGATAGAACTGGCTATATAAATCCTTTCTATCTGCATTCTATTCAGGTCAGCGAGTATCGTCAAAATTAAGTAACTGCAAGCAGAATAGTACCTCTTTCATGCCGTGCAAGACTGAACCAGCAATTGTAGTGTGAGATAAACCTGACCTCCCGTAGTTGTGTAGTGGAAACTCGCTGATATTCTTCACGAGTGGCAGTCctgcaaaatgaggaaaatcACAGCTTctataagataaaaaaatttgctCATAATAACAACCAAATgaaaatgttaattaatttctttacaGTTCAAAACAATTGAGCATATTATCAATCGATCATTGGAAATTCAGTCAAAGGAACCAATAACTTGTTTCTTCTAGAATTAAAAGGGCCACAACTAATCCAAATCAGCTTCTAAGCTCCCCAGAATTTCCTCCAGTAGGAATTTTTCCCTAACTTGAAGGCAGAATCATGGTTTTAAATTAGTGAGAACAGAATATCAGTGCATTGCATCCACTACACTACTACTTAGTGAAAATTTATAATGATACATATCAAATTTTTCTCATACACATACAGAGGAAATGATGAGAAGACTTGCCATTAATTGAGCACTGAGAAGCTTCGGCTGTGGAAAACCACAAAAGAGCAACTAGTATGACGACGCCATGGCGGATCATTATCGTAGCATCAGTCTGAAAACTGGAAACTCCACTTTTCATCACCGTACCGTCGTTTCGAGAAAACGTCCAGAAAGATCCACTGCTTGATGAACGGTGCATCGGAGCTTTTTGTTTATAGAAGATTCGAGACTGATTTTACTGAAATGTCCCTTACTAGGCCCCATTGATGTTTTagttggaaattttttttttcaatcaaagggttatttatattatataatattatagatTAATGGGTTCCTCGTCCGCTGTCAGTTTCGACCCTGGATAACACAAAGAGGTTCATTTCTAACTTATTGCGCATTTGACCGTACAATATggtattataaaataaaattaatatttagataTGTAATCCTACGTTATATGattctatattttctaaaaattatgatatgaaaatatcatattatgatttggaaattttaatataaaaattaattcataagtttataatttgttaaaataatcttacatttatatttactaatcatttatttcacatgtaaataaaatttataatcacatcattactttttaaaaattatttttttcatccatataaaatttattagagaaaagacataaagtaactaaaatttataatcacatcattaccttttaaaaattatttttttcatccatataaaatttattagagaaaagacataaagtaacCATTAAAGTTGTCccgaatttcaaaaaaatattttaacattgtAATTGTCCTATTAATACATGAAAcgtgttaatttatttttttaaaaaaataaacttttaaaatttttcctttattttttttctttatttctctctcttactttttgaattttaattttgattcattttacatttcatttattttaataatctctcttcattttcttttttttttcacttccaAGTTCCCACCCCCCATGTCAAATTGAACCttactttcattttcttttcttttcttttcttttcttcttctcggTCAAACTCtattcatactattatttagactttactaaattattgataacaaaattcattatcttttttaaaaaatttaaaattctaaagtatcatcaactactcattttcatataaaaccaaaattagaaatcataatgttaaaagaataaattaatttcccggaaattgaaagaacttaattgaaatcggataaaacaaaaattatattatcatcttattaatttatctcattttcGTATAACttcaaaactagaaatgataattttggaagaattataattttgagaaatttggaAAAGTTTGATTgaaatttggattaaaaaattaaataatacctACTAATCATTTTGAAATCTAATGTGCTTATCCAATTGTTCGAATGTAATTAAATGTTTAGAtgtagttttaaattaaagCGAGTTAAACTAATAGTAGTAAAAATGGGAGATGAAATTGTGATAAAAAGGGACAATTAAAGTGAGGAGCTTCaatgaagatgaaaatgaatttttgaaaaaggaataaagaaaaagaaaaaaataataaggagaaaaagttaaaataataagaaaaaaaaatgtattttatagcaaaatacttgcaaaaataaaattattttttttctttttatttgttcacaCTCTTTAAGAGATTACATATACTCTCCATGTTAAGTGGAcaataaataatgtaataatatcAGTTCAGAATTATTTAGGGGTTAATAGGAAGCTTGCATAATTTAGGTGTCTTTTTGATAATTCGAGACAACTTCACGAGTCATTTTATGTCTTTCCTCAATTTATTATTCTCTCCAACATTTAGTCACttttactcaaatatattgatgaaacaattaattaagtggagaacaaatagttttgtaataatttattgtgcgatatttttttatttatttgagaagattgaataaacaattagggctattttaatagttttagaacttatgagatttttatgtttatgaaaaaatacaaaatactaaaattcacatcgcatgtccaaacaaaCTTTAATTTCATCTCATAATATCATTTCATTGATACCATATCTTTATTTAGTATTATAGTACCGTATCGTATGACTAAACGGACCCTTAATTTTACTACATTTTCCTTTTGTGCCAATATTTATGTTGTAATCAAAATAGCGGATTAGTTAAAAACTTTATTCTTCCTTCCTTTCTTCACTCCATTTTATTTACGAAAAACACGCTCCATCTTTgtgatttttaattttgctATCAGCTATCAAGAACCCATATTCAATAGTCAAATTTGGGGTATAAATGATTGGGTtggttcaaatttttaaatatcaaacaaaattagtcgtgtaaaaaatttaaaaatataaatcaaactaaactgataaaatttgaatttttcaaatttttcaaataccaaATCAAACCATTGTGtcgaatatttaaatatataaatcaaaccaaactaataaattttgaatattttcagAGTATGCACttgcatacaaacatataattaacttatgctccaaatatttatttagtccaaccaaaatacaatttaaggtgtttcttaaaaaattaacacaaaatatgagatgagtATTGATAGCAcaataatattcaataaaaaataataatgaaatcatcatataaaataaacattgtaaagttacaatgaaaataatcataatttaaaagcgcactaaatcatgctaaaataagtttaataagtattagttacattactaaatatttaaggaaaattaaattagattatatattttaattgttaataaatcaatgtaaaactaaagtataaatattcaatattattgtctttcttaatgttgaattgattttttttttgcattagtattaattttattttgatttaggttttattataattatcaacatttatgaactataatttttattggaCCATTCTGAAttctaagttttaaaaattaaaatgatatattaaatgataaaaactatgaaaccgtataagaaatatttttaaatgatgtcaaagtaaatatttttggtataaaataaaattttaaaattacatatataatgtcgggttggtttggtctcgttttttttttagttaaaccAAACCAACACAAATATAGACGGGTTTTTTTAATACCATACCAAGTCAAACTAAATCACTAATcaaattctttttcaatttgacttgatttataatttaattcgaTTTTGTACGCCTCTAAATCAAATCATCGTAGAGCAGGTTATTATTGGTTGGCATTTTTAATAGCTTCAGATGAGCAAAAATTTATCTACTGGTACTAGGTCCTTTTGCAAGGCTTATAGTTCAACTCTAATTGAGGCCTGTTTGGCAATAGatttctcaaataatatttgagaaaaattttggcaaataatgtttgttatacaatttgttattatttggtaaatatttcaaatttttaaatactaattttttttagtatttgggtcaaatttcactatttgagattttttgaaaatcaaaattttactccaaacttttatcttttataaacaAAACACCCTCTATATTAGTtgtttgcgttgtattacataattttttgcttgaatttcaaaatagtgataaaatatttagtgagtattaaataatgatatgattgttgatgaaaatgatgaaaacaaagtCATGTATTTcgtctacttcacgatgtattgTATGAAACAATGCTTGTTGCACTTATTCCAAATTATCACATTGCTCTAGTATCATGGACactatttattattgttgtaacgaacatccatttgacttgtaatacaaacttattgttagttttgacagtttttaaaatttatgggtataaattatatttttctaaaaaggtaaaataaatttttcaaatcttATGGctaaacacatggtgaaatttcacccaaattttcactcaaataatatttgaaaatttataaccAAACGCTAGCTAAGATTTGTAAGTGGTGTGTGTTCAATGAAGCCTACCACCCAACTCGAAAAATGGTTATATTTTTGGTTACTCCTTACACCCTTATAATTTTAGACACATATTTGTCGATTGGATAGTTGAGCTTCGAGTCCTCATACTTTATTATTGTTGGCACctacgtgtatatatatatatatgtatatgtatattatcaataaaaagattgctcttaatttaattttctatccatctaatattatattataccaATCTAACCTATTGAATTCAACTCCTAATCTCATTTTTTATCGTTAttttaaagatgaaaaaatgTCGATACACGATCGAGAGAGTTAGTATTGTGTCATTTTCAAGATTCACAAAAATGCATCCATCCAGTGATAACAAAATTTGATAATGTATCTTGTCAatcatcaatttaatttttttatttttttataatggtTATATTAATTCTCAATCATTGAAAGTTGCTATAGTTTTTTTGTATGTAAAAAGAAATTATCAGGATCAAATTGATGTTCAGTACACCACTCATAATATAGCTTATATAGTCCCCTATATAAGAATAATTGACGAGGCAAATATTCGAAAGAAAATCTTAAAACTTTAATAGGTGGGAAATCAATAGTATAGGGTTAAAAAATTGGGTGACAAAACAATGACACCGTAGAgattaaataataatcatttgCAAAGCTAAGGAAGGATTGGAAAAAGGGATTAAATTAGAGAATGTTAAATTAGTAAGGGACCAACAAGAAGTAAATATTTAAAGTGGGAGTCTTAAACGCGAGAATCCTAAATTAGTAAGGACCCTAAGTGTGTAAATATGATCCTTTTGGGCGACAAATTGCTATGTAAAATCAAAATTCTCCATTGAAATTGCTCTCAGGAAATGGCGAAAGATTCACCAAAAACTCCCAAGGTAAATTTTATACTTGCTGTTCTGTTTTGCAAAAATGCTACCGCTACTTGTAGCTTTTTTGCTTTAATTACAGATCTGTCGCCTGATTTCCGAATGGCTGTTCAGGTTTTGATATATACTTTGTTTTTGTGACAGTCGAGGTCGGCGACGAATCCATCAGTTGGCGTTTGGGCAGTACAGTGTGAAAAATGCTTGAAATGGAGGAGGATTGCGACACAGGAACAGTTTGAAGATATCAGAAGTAGGTTTACTGAAGAACCCTTTAACTGCCCCAATGGTACTTGTGATGATCCTGCAGACATTGAGTACGATGCTTCTCGAACTTGGGCTATTGACAAGCCCAATCTCCCTAAAACCCCATCTGGCTTTAAGAGAGAATTGTACCTCAGGAGAGATTACTCTAAGATGGATACTTATTATTTCACTCCTTTAGGGAAGAAACTCAGATCCGTTACTGATGTTACTACTTTTCTTGAACAAAATCCCCAGTTATCTGACGTTAAACCCTCAGATTTCAGCTTTACCAGCCCCAAAGTTATGGATGACACCATACCCTCTAC
Proteins encoded in this region:
- the LOC101258968 gene encoding RNA demethylase ALKBH10B-like isoform X2 — encoded protein: MPPAADVVGHHRVVPLDSKVTPTASMVSETFAKDAILAWFRGEFAAANAIIDALCNHITQLEGGRAEHESVFAAIHRRRLNWIPILQMQKYCSIAEVTLDLRKVADRKIKEREEFAISKQFDNQAITPEIVDGDDSPETDITHDTGLLIQHLEESVEFCSNHENCEARHAHIKMTKGFVSKELVKGHMVNVVRGLKLFEDIFTPNEISKLNDLVDELRVAGQNGDLSGETFILFNQQVKGNKREMIQLGTPIFGHIKEEAMCQKSNIEPIPALLQGVIDHLIQWNLISESRRPNSCVINYFDEGEYSQPFMKPPHLDQPVSTLLLSESMMAFGRALVSDSDGNYKGSFMLSLKQGSLLVMRGNSADMARHALCSSASKRVAITFFKPGVPTHYSTANGAANGYKIMDVMPKWGFLRAPEFMVAPVHPMVLSPRKIPTGGTGVFLPLSRKPAKHIPPRAQKRRFLELPSPSGSPKSVSSSEASTAV
- the ERABP1 gene encoding ER auxin binding protein 1 precursor, whose protein sequence is MKSGVSSFQTDATIMIRHGVVILVALLWFSTAEASQCSINGLPLVKNISEFPLHNYGRSGLSHTTIAGSVLHGMKEIEVWLQTFAPGCRTPIHRHSCEEVFIVLKGQGTLYLAPSSHSKYPGNPQEFHIFPNSTFHIPVNDVHQIWNTGEHEDLQALVVISRPPVKVFMYDDWSMPHTAAKLKFPYYWDEKCYQTTTRKDEL
- the LOC101249559 gene encoding methyl-CpG-binding domain-containing protein 4 isoform X1; its protein translation is MAKDSPKTPKSRSATNPSVGVWAVQCEKCLKWRRIATQEQFEDIRSRFTEEPFNCPNGTCDDPADIEYDASRTWAIDKPNLPKTPSGFKRELYLRRDYSKMDTYYFTPLGKKLRSVTDVTTFLEQNPQLSDVKPSDFSFTSPKVMDDTIPSTALLANSHKKGVASSTK
- the LOC101258968 gene encoding RNA demethylase ALKBH10B-like isoform X1; the encoded protein is MPPAADVVGHHRVVPLDSKVTPTASMVSETFAKDAILAWFRGEFAAANAIIDALCNHITQLEGGRAEHESVFAAIHRRRLNWIPILQMQKYCSIAEVTLDLRKVADRKIKEREEFAISKQFDNQAITPEIVDGDDSPETDITHDTGLLIQHLEESVEFCSNHENCEARHAHIKMTKGFVSKELVKGHMVNVVRGLKLFEDIFTPNEISKLNDLVDELRVAGQNGDLSGETFILFNQQVKGNKREMIQLGTPIFGHIKEEAMCQKSNIEPIPALLQGVIDHLIQWNLISESRRPNSCVINYFDEGEYSQPFMKPPHLDQPVSTLLLSESMMAFGRALVSDSDGNYKGSFMLSLKQGSLLVMRGNSADMARHALCSSASKRVAITFFKVRTEMNNFVSDQKIPPLTKAMTLWQPGVPTHYSTANGAANGYKIMDVMPKWGFLRAPEFMVAPVHPMVLSPRKIPTGGTGVFLPLSRKPAKHIPPRAQKRRFLELPSPSGSPKSVSSSEASTAV